In Neoarius graeffei isolate fNeoGra1 chromosome 9, fNeoGra1.pri, whole genome shotgun sequence, one genomic interval encodes:
- the gpr183a gene encoding G-protein coupled receptor 183-A: MAMMATPNSSSMAVFNAGNCTNLYDHRGWAHVLLPVVYTFIFIVGLSGNLLALHVIWPNMKKINSTTVYSANLVVSDILFAFALPLRVAYYALGFHWPLGEGLCKATALLFYINMYAGVNFMTCLSIDRFIAVVLPLRFSCFRKIHNVRYICVGVWMLVLAQTLPLLSMKMSHLEHDGYITCMEYPNFEQVDSLPFMLIGAVFLGYGIPLVTILMCYSALCSKLRELARTNQLTEKSGLSRKAIGVICCVILVFVVCYSPYHIDLLQYMIRKLQYEPDCGELHAFQISLHVTVSFMNLNSCLDPFIYFFACKGYKKKVLKLLKRQVSISLSSVVKTSPDEYSRDIDKINMGSRVYQKERSSMFMND; this comes from the coding sequence ATGGCTATGATGGCAACTCCAAACAGTAGCAGTATGGCTGTCTTCAATGCTGGCAACTGTACCAACTTGTATGACCATCGTGGGTGGGCACATGTACTCCTGCCTGTGGTTTACACTTTCATTTTCATTGTGGGACTGTCAGGTAATCTTTTGGCTCTACATGTCATCTGGCCCAATATGAAGAAGATCAACTCCACTACTGTGTACTCTGCCAACCTGGTGGTGTCGGACATCCTTTTCGCATTTGCCCTCCCACTGCGAGTGGCCTACTATGCATTGGGATTCCACTGGCCACTGGGAGAGGGCCTGTGTAAGGCCACAGCTCTGCTGTTCTACATAAATATGTATGCTGGAGTGAACTTCATGACCTGCTTGAGCATAGACCGCTTCATTGCAGTGGTGCTGCCGCTGCGCTTCAGCTGCTTCCGTAAAATTCACAATGTGCGATACATCTGCGTTGGTGTGTGGATGCTGGTGCTGGCCCAGACACTGCCACTCCTCTCCATGAAAATGAGCCATTTGGAGCATGATGGCTACATCACATGCATGGAGTACCCCAACTTCGAGCAAGTGGATAGTTTGCCCTTTATGCTGATTGGTGCTGTATTCCTGGGTTATGGCATTCCTCTGGTAACCATCTTGATGTGTTATTCAGCTCTTTGCTCCAAACTTCGAGAGCTAGCGAGGACAAACCAGTTGACAGAGAAATCAGGCCTCAGTCGCAAGGCCATCGGTGTGATCTGTTGCGTTATCCTGGTGTTTGTGGTTTGCTACAGTCCTTATCACATAGACTTGCTGCAGTACATGATCCGCAAACTGCAGTACGAGCCCGACTGTGGTGAACTGCATGCTTTTCAGATCTCCCTGCATGTCACGGTCAGCTTTATGAACCTCAACTCCTGCCTGGACCCCTTCATCTACTTCTTCGCCTGTAAGGGCTACAAGAAGAAGGTGCTAAAGCTGCTTAAGAGGCAAGTGAGCATATCGTTATCCAGTGTggttaaaacatcaccagatgaaTATTCCCGAGACATTGACAAAATCAACATGGGCAGCAGAGTCTATCAGAAGGAGAGGAGCAGCATGTTCATGAATGACTGA